A segment of the Ipomoea triloba cultivar NCNSP0323 chromosome 1, ASM357664v1 genome:
TGGGTGGATGAAGTACGAAAATTGTTCCGTGGTGGATGCAACTAAAAGAAagagttaattaaaaaaaaataaagagctAATTTGTTATCGGGATGATTATGTTGTTGCTCAGGGATCCTTTTtgagtcaggttgcggggagtgaTTATAGTCTCTTCCTTTGTTTCTTGTGAACATTCTGATTTCtaatttaatgcattaagtttaaattctaaaaaaaagagttaattttattttttataatagacTTATAGGTGGTAGTTCACTTTATGttcttttttgagttaatacccaatatagtcctcgactataatggttttacttaatttagttCTAAGTGACTTTCTTTGCTTAATTGAGTCCTCGACTATgctggttttactcaatttagtcctatgTTAACAATTCCGTTTATTAGCTGTTAGAACaagggttaacatggtaatttcttATCTCTCATCCCTTTTGATCATATTCCTTCTTCATTATTTTCCCACCCTCTTCTTCATCGACACTGATTTCCCCCATTCCCCTCCTTTCTACTGAGTACTATCCACAATTCATCATACAAATTGGTACTcggtatttataaatatatatataccaaggaGAATAAGAGAgctaaaatttatatttcaaatgCATTTGTCATTTGCCATGTTCAGTTCTAGGAATTGTGGAAAGCTTCATTATTTAATCCTTCAATTCCCTCAAGTCTACTATGTGTGAGGTTAGAGTGATAAGTGAGATTTATCTCTGCAAAAAGGGACTAGGTTTATATAAGAgtggaagaaaaaatgagatGTTGCACCTCATGAACAACAAACTTGGTCTTCTTTGCATCTGGTTCAGATCCCATCACATGGCAGGTAAAGTAACATCAAGGTTCTTTAGAATCAACCAGCCTTTTGGGTAAACAAGTTCACGCACGACCTTTCAAATGGAGGTGCTAATTCAGTACCCTTGAACAACCAGAAGGTATTCCTTCCATTTGACTTTCATCTTCTACAAGTTATTCTATGAAGGTGGTCTCCTGCACATAACCATAATGAATAACTACCTTGCATCCTGAGCTAATGAATGCCAAGCCAAAGAGACAAAGAATAAGGCATACGTACAATGCATACCTGAAAACCTTCGTTCACATGCAGTGTCTAATTGCCGAATTCGATTGGCAGTAGGCCGATGCCATCTTTTTGGATCCCATAGCATAGTACTATTAAAGGCAAAGCCAGACATATTAACATGAAATCCTCTAAGTTGTTTACTCTTCTCATTTGTGTGCCATTCGATAACTCGGCTTCCATTACATACAGGACCTTCCAGTATTGCTTTGTGCCAGCATAGCTACATGCCAAGTGCCAAAACGACTAGAAAGGAGAAAAGGAATCTGACGGAAGGGAGGGGAATTCCTGTTTGCTTAAGCACGGAAAGGAgggaaattggggaaatcagtGTAGATGAAGAAGGGGAGGAAAAATAACGAAGAAGGAATCTGGCCAAAAGGGATGAGATACGAGAAATTACCATTTTAACCCTTATTCTAACAGATAACAAACGGAATtgttaacagaggactaaattgagtaaaaccaacATAGTCCAGGACTCAATTAAGCGAAAAAAGTCACttagaactaaattgagtaaaaccactatagtctaggactatattgggtattagctcgttcttttttattagaacattcacttttggtcctaatattattgtagcaggactatttttggtcatttatgaataaaaatatttaaatattgttaaatacaatgacattcgGCTTTCAattacgattttttttttcaaaaaataaatacaaaaaatatagtgggtcaacctattttgtattaaaaaggtcgaaatttcattatatttaacgatattttaaTGATCTTGTTGACAGAAGACTAGAAATAGTTatgacacaataatactaaaatcaaatgaaaatgttctaataaaaaaaaagaattaaaagtggAGTATCACACATAAATTTAgggcaaaaaataaaattaattcaaaaaaaaaacagaagaaaaaagCGTTACGTAATGCGGTAATGCCGTAATGGACAACAATCCACATTATTTCAACGCACGTGCTGGCGAAATCAGGACGCTACGTCGCTACATTCcaatttccatatttatttccAGAACGATGAGCTAGAAATCTAAACCAATCTCCCCATTTCTCCTTGGGTTTTAGTTAAAATGGAAGCCACAAATTTGGACCAATTTCACCCTGAGAATGGAGACAGGCAAAGAGAGCTGAAGGCCTTTGATGAGACCAAAGCCGGTGTGAAAGGTCTGGTTGATGCTGGCATAACCAAACTCCCAACAATCTTCATTCATCCAAAAACACCCCAAAACTCATCCAATAATATTTCCACTGCCAACAAACACAACATCCCAATCATAGACCTTCAAGGCATTCATGGGAATGAGAAGAAGCGCAGAGAGGTCGTTGCGGCAATTGGAGAAGCATCTGAAACATGGGGTTTCTTCCAAGTGGTGAATCATGGGATCCCAGGTACTGTTTTGGAGGAAATCAAGAGAGGGGTACGAGGATTCCATGAGCAAGATACAGAGGTGAAGAAGGAATGGTATACACGAGATCAATCAAGGAGGGTAATTTACAACAGCAACTTTGATCTGTATACTGCACCAGCCGCTAATTGGAGGGACAGTGTCCTCTGCATCATGGCTCCTAATCCTCCTCATCCTCATGAACTGCCTCCTGTTTGCAGGTATGCTATATTACATGATTCTGTTTCTCTAGTTAACATGTTTGGTTGAATTTTGAAAGAATAATTAAGAATCATATTTCTGAAATAGAGAAATATACTAAAAGTTTTATTAGTTGCCCAAGAAATTAATAGACTTTATGATTGTATTATAGACTTATAGTGTTTAGATAGAGTtatccattatatatatgtcttGCCTTCTATGAGAACCACTCCCTCCTGGGCAAATATGAACTAtccatttatttaaaaaaacatgaagaaaaataagaagaaaacatcagaaaaaatatatatatgatggtttAATTTAGTAAGACAAACATATGGAACTTAGCCAAGATGAACTGACAGTGCAAATGTACACCTATGGAGGCCATTGTGCACActaatatgtaaattgtccgTGAAAATTACACATATGTTAATTACAAGTATAGACAATATTATACTCAAACGATAGATAAATTTAAGTCCTAAAATCAATCATAACATATAATCATTccaagagttaattccatttttggactttaaatttataggtgaccgtcgacttttagtcattcttttTCAGAACATCCCCTTTAATTTgctcctattattattattattattattattattattattattattattattattgtggcattactatttcaacaaaatcgttgaaatgtcgttaaatacaaagacattttgatctttttttatacaatgtgcgttgacccgctatatatatatatattgaaaaaaaaaaacataattgaatACCTAAATGCCCTTTATATTTTATGGAATTTAAACGGTTTTGTTacttttgttgatggaggaccataaatggtcatgctacaataatagtaggaccaaaggaagatgttttgaaaaataagactaaaagtaaattgccacctataaatttatgactaaaactaaaattaactCATCATTCCAACCTTCAAAACACAAATCAAAATTACCAAAACGCCCCATATGTAAATGAAAaggtaaataaatatgaaaattttgaaaaatcacagCCATACACATATTCAAGATGGACAACCCAATTTTGGCTGCAGTCATGTGGGAGATGATTCTCATATGattcttatatatatgtgtgtgtgtgtgtgtgagagagagagagaatcaaATGTGGACTTTGTTTTCATAGCCAATTACACATATTCCTTGATTCGATTacacttttttaaagttcaataaTTCAATTGCATTGAAGCAATAAGTTGAGCGGCAACCTATTTTGacacttttcctatttttaacACTAATATTTTCGCAGAGTcattaaacaaaattaagactaaaagtaaattgccatctataaatctaggaccaaaattaaaattaacttatCATTCCAACCTTTAAAACACAAatcaaaattaccaaaatgcccCATACGTAAATGAAAaggtaaataaatatgaaaaatttgaaaaatcacaGCCATACACATATTCAAGATGGACAACCCAATTTTGGCTGCAGTCATGTGGGAGATGATTCTCATatgattctatatatatgtgtgtgtgagaatCAAATGTGGACTTTGTTTTCATAGCCAATTACACATATTTCTTGATTCGATTacacttttttaaagttcaataaTTCAATTGTATTGAAGCAATAAGTTGAGCGGCAACCTATTTTAACACTTTTCCTATTGTTCAAAAAACACTAATATTTTCGCAGAGTCATTAAACAAGTAGTACTAAATTCTTGAAGCAATCAACCAATCTTTGCAGTTGGGATGTAATTTTGTTAACCATTGATGCAGTGATATTCTTATCAAATACTCCAAGGAAGTGCAAAAACTGGGGGGTGTTTTGTTTGAACTACTATCAGAGGCTTTAGGCCTCCATCCAAACTATCTCAACAACATTGAGTGCAATAAGGGGCTAAATCTTTTGGGGCATTACTACCCAGCCTGTCCACAACCAGACCTTACTTTAGGCACCACCAAACATTCCGATAACGATTTTCTCACAATTTTGCTTCAAGATGATGATATAGGTGGCCTTCAAGTTCTTCACCAGAACCAGTGGATTGATGTTCCCCCTACCCCGGGGGCTTTAGTCATCAACATTGGAGATCTTCTCCAGGCAAGCATTATATTGTTTGAActtgacttgtttttttttttttttttttttttttttttttttttaattgtgctGAAGTttaagtttagaattttttttttttttggaccgaacaataaatataattactgtAATTACCTTTTCTTCTTGGGGCAGCTTGTGACGAATGATAGGTTCAAGAGTTCAGAACACAGAGTGTTGGCTAGCCAATGTGGTCCAAGGATATCAGTGGCATGTTTCTTAAGTACATACTTGTTCATGTCGTCGCGGATTTATGGACCAATTAAGGAACTATTGTCGGATGAGAATCCACCCAAGTATAGGGAAACCACCGTCGAGGAGTATATAGCACATTTCCATGCAAAGGGTCTTGATGGAACCTCAGCCTTGTTGGATTTCAAGCTGTGAATTGTCATTCTCTTTGTTTTCattggatttttttaaaaaaaaaattacaattgggtCTAGTACTAATAAtgcggcaaattatatcgtgcaccacggtgcataTAACAATATgtaccacgtacgtaaacgatgtcgttttgagcattgtaaattaacctttcctttttttaaaaatcacgtttcccgttttggccggtctgtgtatttatgttaatattctgtgtattctaggtaatcgttatgtgtattccaggcaatcattctgtgtattctaggcagccgttctgtgtattcatgttagtaacactgttgtgatgtgtttgtgcattcaaatgtttaggagaatgagttctgtgtattttgtgtcaatattctgtgtattcatgttattaacacaggttatgatgtgtttgtgcattcgaatgttaggaggatgagttctgtgtattttgtgtcaatattctgtgtattcatgttattaacacaggttatgatgtgtttgtacattcgaatgttaggaggatgagttctgtgtattttgtgtcaatattctgtgtattcatgttattaacacaggttatgatgtgtttgtacattcgaatgttaggaggatgagttctgtgtattttgtgtcaatattctgtgtattcatgttattaacacaggttatgatgtgtttgtacattcgaatgttaggaggatgagttctgtgtattttgtgtcaatattctgtgtattcatgttattaacacaggttatgatgtgtttgtacattcgaatgttaggaggatgagttctgtgtattttgtgtcaatattctgtgtattcatgttattaacacaggttatgatgtgtttgtgcattcgaatgttaggaggatgagttctgtgtattttgtgttaatattctgtgtattctgggcaaacattctgtgtattctaggcaaacgttctgtgtattttagataataattttgtgtattatagataatgaattccctggaatcattcgcgtccgcgtccactaacatcgaaacaacgtcgttttggaccagagTGCACATtgcgtggtccacgatataacgattgtaaTAATGCTGGTCGACCCTCTCCACCGCGGGCCTAATGTTTAGCGGGCTTTTACGGGTCGGCCATGAGGCCCACTGGCTAGAGTTCAAGTGACCCTAACCCACCTGAGAacttttttatagaaaaaaagaaaaaaaaaaacaccatacTATCTAGAGATGACAATTGGTTGGGGGTGGGTTCGGGAGTGCTGCATCCATCACCCGACTCACCttatattttctccacccacctcCATCCCTATCCGTATTGGGTGGGCTTTTTCAAAACCACCCTCTCTCACCGGGTGCAGGTGTAGGTACCCACTACGGATACCCACCACCCGACTCATTACGAGTTCTAAACGGTTTTTGTACATAGAATCCAAATCCAACTCGACCCACCAtcgaattaattttttaagaccCACCTCCAACCCACCATTGTACCCACTATCACTCATGCGATGTGGATCCTGGTGGTATCCGCATGGTggattgaaattgtcatccctaatactgacatacatacatatatacatacatatgtatgtcatatatatatatatatatatatatatatatatatatatatatatatatatgtatatatatatgtatatatatatatgtatatatgtatatatatatatgtatatatatatattgtaagacttttcccaatacaatatattatatatattgtgggtcttaataatgtggtgcaagtggactagACCCATTAAGCTATaagttggattggacatctaggtttagtccaatccaccatatgcctatataagtctgcattgatgggatgcaggacagACAATCATATAGACACCTACAGACATGGTACTCACACTGCTAAGAAAATACCaggacaccatctagggttctgagtcaagtgtgagacaaaacgactaacacaggcaacacaacaaggcatcaGGCAACACAATaaggcatcaactatggctggagatcaacgatctatgcttccgctattacgaggtTAAGTGTTTCTCGTAGAAGAGCATCCGTCGACAAAAGGATCACCCTAAGATGATCATCTCGTGGCTATTGAGAACGAATGAAATCAGATGGTTCTATTTCTCAATCTTTCTGACTTGCTCCTACGGAACCAAGGTCGAAAAGATTGAAAAAATCAGTCATTCACAACCACTGATGAAGGATTCCTCGAAAAGTTCAGGATTAGTAATCCTTTTTAGAAATCGAATGGATTCGGTCTTATACATACGCGAGGAAGGtaatcaaaaaagaaagaagaacccatcttctttcttttatcACTTAGATTAAACAGTATTTCTtgatcttacatttggtatcaagaGCCTTTATCAATCTCTGCCTGGTTGATTGTTTGCTTAAAcacaaaattaagttttttgtaTATGTTTTTTGGACGgctaaaaattattattattattattttttagcattaagcattattctaatatttggattgctgaaattttttttggcattaagagatgaatttgtatttaaaaaaaaataaaaaattagtttctgataattttttttttccgtcgTTTTTCACCGAGTTCGCCGGTTTACTGCGAGGTTACCGTCTCCATTTGAGAATGACGACGGCGGCGTTCGAGGACTGCTGGACTCTCTGGCGATGTCGCTGCCATTCTCCTCCTTCCGACGCTGCTGGTTTTGGATCCCCGGCTACCATGGAGAACGGCAGCGAGCTTCAGGCCTACATGATGCCGGCGGCGAACCTGGTGTGTCGCAACGAGGAGGGCGAAGTCGGGCACAGACTTCCAGCGAACCATGACTTCTCCCTCTCCTCATTCAGGCGGCGCCGCTTCAGTTTGACGACGAGCTCCGCCGTTGGGAGGACAGCGCCATGGCGGGGGGTTGTTGGCATCGCGCAGAGGAGATACGGCGGAGGCGGGCTGGGTCCCTGGCTCATCGCTACTGTCTCCCTCCTTCATGTGGCAATATAACGTTGCAgccgatgatgatgatgatctgaTCAAGCGGTGTATGTGGCGTGGATGTTGTAAATCCTATATATCTATGTTAATTACTCCGATCCGTATTATGGAAGAAGATGGCGTGGATGACTGGTACATTCCTTACCAATATacaatttaccaaatatttgtttgccttattaactaattattatatattaattttggtaagGTAATTATATTAGGttttaatattaccatattatcttaattaatattataaattatttttcgtaaatggtaattatattaggtttattattatcatatttatattacctaatttaatattttatattattggcaaatggtaaatatatagtaatattatacatattaattctAGTAAGtggtaattatttggtttagtattgccatattaatattaccttaattaatttgtatattatttatggcATGTAGTAAATGTATGGTAATGGCttgttttgaaatattaatgccctttaatttttccttcattttggcattaaattcataattaaaattattattcattttttgaacaaattattaagttttaatttgtttgatgaattttaattttaatattcaatattcggtttaaattgtattcagtgttacagtttaaatatttaattgtggagtttgagttcgtaatatgcataatctgagcatgctatatatatatatatatatatatatatttattgcactaattatattatttgattgttataattatgcctttagaaaaacatgttcattaagattgaatttagagccttttaaGACTGAATTAATTGCTTATTGTGCATGttttagtgccttttaggtgaatttagtgcctaGGATAGATTAAGCATATTATTACTCTTCAGTTGTGTCTATTTAAG
Coding sequences within it:
- the LOC116025725 gene encoding 1-aminocyclopropane-1-carboxylate oxidase homolog 1-like is translated as MEATNLDQFHPENGDRQRELKAFDETKAGVKGLVDAGITKLPTIFIHPKTPQNSSNNISTANKHNIPIIDLQGIHGNEKKRREVVAAIGEASETWGFFQVVNHGIPGTVLEEIKRGVRGFHEQDTEVKKEWYTRDQSRRVIYNSNFDLYTAPAANWRDSVLCIMAPNPPHPHELPPVCSDILIKYSKEVQKLGGVLFELLSEALGLHPNYLNNIECNKGLNLLGHYYPACPQPDLTLGTTKHSDNDFLTILLQDDDIGGLQVLHQNQWIDVPPTPGALVINIGDLLQLVTNDRFKSSEHRVLASQCGPRISVACFLSTYLFMSSRIYGPIKELLSDENPPKYRETTVEEYIAHFHAKGLDGTSALLDFKL